The following nucleotide sequence is from Acyrthosiphon pisum isolate AL4f chromosome A2, pea_aphid_22Mar2018_4r6ur, whole genome shotgun sequence.
atagtagtcCGCCGCTCACGGcaaaattacaaatacagtTGTTACCATTTATTTACACAATACAGTCCACTAATCTAAGCTGAGTTAACATTTGGTCCTTCGGCCTAGGATATTaagatttacaatttaatattctaaGTAATTTGAATCATTGTTGGATTTTAGACATTTAATCGTTAGTTGTATGATCACTGAATTAGACCATtacataatagtaattataatatgacaattgtAAGTGTCTACTGGGGCATGgccgttttcgaccaaaaacgtaccctttccttttcggccgattcactgtttgaccaaattttgaaaaaggtCGATTtccttttcgaccaaaaacgtacccttccctattcggccgattcacttttcgaccaaaaaaaagtttaatataatactcaatGATGTTGTTAAGTTagtttcaaataactactttaaaaagtagtgaaccagCAATCTATCCTAAACCGAgctaacaaaagtgagtaaaaaaaaatgaattatgacaggaattgtaattattatcatagttttctatattttattgacaacaaaaattatttttttaaatattattacgtattcatttatacattttagtattttatacaacttaaatattttttaatatttttttataagtataacataaagacttatatgtaattattatcatcttttatatgtaacctactactatatttaaaaataactaacaaaaatatttttttctacataaaggcttataattattttttaataataactttttggccgatagtgaatcggccgaaaagggaagggcacgtttttggtcgaaaagtgtcTCGCCCGTCTACTGGGTATTATGATGGATTTGGACTTTGTACTCATTACGCTCTAATTCTGTTACCACCGCTATCGCTAGGCGCCAAGCGGTCTACGCGAATATCTGCACTCCCCGTACCGCGAGAGCAACGCGGATTCGCAGTACCAGTACGTAATTATAAATGGTGTACAATACGTTTGGTAcctaacttatataaaaaaaaaactaggttaCGTATTTATACACGTACAGTTAATCGTTGCAATttcttatatacatacaatattaaaaaatgggCGTTTATGAAGAAGCAAAACCTCGCATATCAAACTTGAAAAATAGAACTCGTTGTGTGTATGAAGCAGGGGAGGCAATCAAAGGAGATTCGAACGATACGAaggcaaaaattaaatttaagataatgtACGCTACTCTAGAAAAGTTATCTGAAGATTTTGAAACGCAGCTGTCCACAATTATTCGATATCAGTAGAAAGCCCCGGACGACAAAGGGGAAACGGAAAAATGGCAAGCTGAGTTTGAAGAGTTGTATGTCGGCTGTAAAATTCTTGCAGATGAGTATCTGCTCGAAGCTGTGGCTGAGACAGCGTTAAATAGAACTTTTTTCGAACAAAAACCACCCAGTTCTACAAATACCTATTTTCCAGTAGAAAAATTGTCTGTTCCGATATTTAGGAGAAGTCCACTAGAGTACACAAGTTTTCGAAACATGTTTGATACACTGGTACACGAAAGTAATATGTCACCGGTACTTAAATTTGGGTACCTGAAATCCAGATTGGAAGGAGAACCCTTAAAACTAATCGGAAATCTGATGCTGACGGCCAGTAACTATGAGCTAGCCTTATCGCAGCTAAATGCACAGTATTCAAACCGTCGTATCATCGCCGAGAGTCACCTTGACGAGTTGTCTAAAGCACCTAATACATTGTACGATGATGGAGgttcaataaaaacattattgaacACCATAGTTGAGTCCACCGGAGCATTACGAAACTTATCATATGTCGTAGATCAGTGTGATCCAATTCTGCTATATTTGTTACAAAAGAAATTGGACCAAAATCTCAGGACATAGTGGGAATTATTAGTAGACTCTACTGAAGATCCAACGGTATTAGAGTTTGTCACGTTCCTCACCAAGTACGGTAAATCAGCCACTGTATGGAAAGCCAACGACAAACCTGCCACGAGCAGAAGAAACAAGTTGTCAAAAACCACCGCTTTATTCAGTGATTGCACAGAACAATTACACACCTTTGCACCGAAGAAAACTAGCACTAATTAACCGGAAAAGAGGACGTACACGTGTCAAGTAGGCAATAGTCACCCAGGCCATTTGTTAATACATTGTCCATTATTTAGAGAAAAGACACCAATCGAacgttagaaaataattaaagatcTGAAACGTTGTTTTAACTGCTTCAGCGCGCACATGGCGAGTAAATGTATGAACCAACAAAAAAATGCTCAAAGTGTAGTGCAAGACACCATACCTTACTTCATTTCGGTGACCACGATCAGATTGTCATTTCTGCACATATTACAGTGGCCGCGTCGTCTACCAGAGGCCCCCATGCATCAGTTTTGTTAGCAACCGCCAGTGTGGTGATTCAGAATGAAGAAGGAAATCACGTCACTGTACGAGCACTATTAGACAGCGCCAGTCAAAGTAGCTTTATAACTAAGCGTTGTGTTCATCTATTGCAGTTGGTCAGAAAAAAATGTGACGTTATGGTACAGGCTTTGTCTGGGACACGTGCTCCTGTGGTAAAAGGAAGCGCCAACATAATTATACGTCCTGTCGATCAAGAAAAACCACAATTTAACGTAGACGTCCTAATTTTATCTCGTATAACAGGACCTGTGCTGCCAGAACGCGTCTGGTCAGATAACTGGACCCACACACATAGATTACAATTAGCCGACCCTGAATATTCCGAGACGCTACCGATTGACGTTTTGCTCGGTGCCGATGTTTTCCCGTACCTTTTCCTAGGTGATAAAAGGAAAGGTATCGCGGGACAACTGATTGCCATGTTTACTGTCTTTGGGTGGGTGCTCATGGGAAAAACGTCCAGTTCACCAGACAGGAACATAGTCACTATGTGCTCAATCACGTATTCGGTAGACCGAATGTTACAGCGTTTTCTAGAAAACGAAAACGTTCCAACCGTAGAGAAATCTAGTCAGGCTGACTTGGAATGTGAACGAATATATCAATCGACCACAACGCGCCAATCGCATGGTCGTTATATAGTGCACTTACCATTCCTGCAAGACCCATCACTTCTCGGGAAATCGGAAGACGTGGCATTGCGTCGGTTAGAGCAGTTGGAAATCAGTTCCAACAGTTTCCTGAGCTCCGTGACGAGTATCACAACGCAATGAAAGACTATCTGGACTTGGGTCATATGTCTCAAATAAAAGTACCATCATTCGATGAACAGACGGGTGCGTATTATATTCCTCATCAGGTAGTGCTGCGTCCGGAGAGTATAACTACAAAAATGTGTGTTGTTTTTGACGCTTCGGAAAAGTCTTCTTAAGAAGGTTtttgttataagtaattattttatatcaatattaaattatcatatctACCAAGTTATTGTGTTTGGTGTTCAGAGTGGATTAGTCAAAGACGTACAATACTCAATTATCATGTATAGTGGTTAATAAAGAATAGTTGTTAGAACAGAACTTTAGTTGAATAATCATATTGTACATGACTATCATAACTACTGATAATTTCTAAGCATACTTATGCACGTCATATtacttaagaaaaattaatttaagtacctaataggtat
It contains:
- the LOC103309646 gene encoding uncharacterized protein LOC103309646, with product MYEPTKKCSKCSARHHTLLHFGDHDQIVISAHITVAASSTRGPHASVLLATASVVIQNEEGNHVTVRALLDSASQSSFITKRCVHLLQLVRKKCDVMVQALSGTRAPVVKGSANIIIRPVDQEKPQFNVDVLILSRITGPVLPERVWSDNWTHTHRLQLADPEYSETLPIDVLLGADVFPYLFLGDKRKGIAGQLIAMFTVFGWVLMGKTSSSPDRNIVTMCSITYSVDRMLQRFLENENVPTVEKSSQADLECERIYQSTTTRQSHGRYIVHLPFLQDPSLLGKSEDVALRRLEQLEISSNSFLSSVTSITTQ